From Luteolibacter yonseiensis, the proteins below share one genomic window:
- the argS gene encoding arginine--tRNA ligase: protein MTLLQELESRLAAALSAALGEPATAAVTAAADLRFGDYQSNAAMVLAKQQKKNPRALAQEIIDKLELSGLATADIAGPGFINFRILPSAYAAHTAALIRDERLGVPATGSGKTIVVDFSAPNVAKPMHVGHIRSTIIGDSLARVARFLGYNVIADNHIGDWGTQFGMIIHGWNHFLDETALAADPIAELVRIYRKVTAIKDEPGILDACKAELVKLQAGDPENLAIWQQCIDHSKAGLQKIYDRLDVKFDYWHGESYYNDRLAPLVDEFLEKGLARESNGAVCVFSDGTLPKEEDPYMVHKEDGWTDNPAIIRKADGGFLYATTDLATIQFRIDEWKADHVWYVVGVPQQLHFRQLFNAATRWGKTGDFQHVQFGSILGEDRKLMRTRSGENVGLVEVLEEAVERAAKAIAEKNPDLQGEEAAQISEIVGIGAVKFAELSQNRMTDYVFSWDRMLALQGDTAPYLQYSHVRIRSIFRKLDTPFDATTAEIHLNEEAEIHLARLLARFGEVLPTILEDFRPNLLANYVLELARAFHSYFEACPVLKAEEPVRSSRLALCDLTSRTLKQGLSLLGIDVPERM from the coding sequence ATGACGCTTCTTCAAGAACTCGAATCCCGCCTTGCCGCGGCACTCAGTGCCGCGCTCGGGGAACCCGCAACCGCCGCCGTGACCGCCGCCGCGGATCTGCGATTCGGCGACTACCAGTCGAACGCGGCGATGGTTCTGGCCAAGCAGCAGAAGAAGAACCCGCGCGCGCTGGCCCAGGAGATCATCGACAAGCTGGAGCTCTCCGGCCTCGCCACCGCGGACATCGCCGGCCCCGGATTCATCAATTTCCGCATCCTGCCCTCCGCCTATGCCGCCCACACCGCCGCGCTGATCCGTGACGAACGCCTCGGCGTACCGGCCACCGGCTCGGGGAAAACCATCGTCGTGGATTTCTCGGCCCCGAACGTCGCCAAGCCGATGCACGTCGGCCACATCCGCTCGACGATCATCGGCGACTCCCTCGCCCGCGTCGCCCGCTTCCTCGGCTACAATGTCATCGCGGACAACCACATCGGCGACTGGGGCACCCAGTTCGGCATGATCATCCACGGATGGAACCATTTTCTCGATGAAACCGCTCTCGCCGCCGATCCCATCGCCGAGCTCGTCCGCATCTACCGCAAGGTGACCGCGATCAAGGATGAGCCGGGCATCCTGGACGCGTGCAAGGCGGAGCTCGTGAAACTCCAGGCAGGCGATCCGGAAAATCTCGCGATCTGGCAACAGTGCATCGACCATTCGAAAGCCGGTCTCCAGAAAATCTACGACCGCCTGGATGTGAAATTCGACTACTGGCACGGCGAAAGTTACTACAACGACCGCCTCGCCCCGCTGGTGGATGAGTTCCTGGAAAAAGGCCTCGCCCGCGAAAGCAACGGCGCGGTGTGCGTCTTTTCCGACGGCACGCTTCCCAAGGAGGAGGATCCCTACATGGTCCACAAGGAAGACGGCTGGACGGACAACCCCGCCATCATCCGCAAGGCGGACGGCGGATTCCTCTACGCCACCACCGACCTCGCGACCATCCAGTTCCGCATCGACGAATGGAAGGCCGACCATGTCTGGTATGTCGTCGGCGTGCCACAGCAGCTCCATTTCCGCCAGCTCTTCAACGCCGCGACGCGTTGGGGGAAAACCGGTGATTTCCAGCACGTCCAGTTCGGCTCGATCCTTGGCGAAGACCGCAAGCTCATGCGCACCCGCTCCGGCGAGAACGTCGGCCTGGTGGAAGTGCTCGAGGAAGCCGTGGAACGCGCGGCGAAGGCCATCGCGGAGAAAAACCCGGATCTCCAAGGCGAGGAAGCCGCACAGATTTCCGAAATCGTAGGCATCGGCGCGGTAAAATTCGCCGAGCTGTCACAAAACCGCATGACGGACTATGTGTTCTCTTGGGACCGCATGCTCGCCCTGCAGGGCGACACCGCTCCCTACCTGCAATACTCCCACGTCCGCATCCGCTCGATTTTCCGCAAGCTCGACACCCCGTTCGACGCGACCACTGCGGAAATCCACCTCAATGAAGAGGCGGAAATCCACCTCGCACGCCTGCTCGCACGCTTCGGCGAGGTGCTGCCGACCATCCTTGAAGACTTCCGCCCGAACCTGCTCGCGAACTACGTGCTCGAGCTCGCCCGCGCATTCCACTCGTATTTCGAAGCCTGCCCGGTGCTGAAAGCGGAGGAACCGGTCCGCTCAAGCCGCCTCGCGCTCTGCGACCTGACCTCCCGCACGCTGAAGCAGGGATTGAGCCTGCTCGGGATCGACGTACCGGAGCGAATGTGA
- a CDS encoding PTS sugar transporter subunit IIA — MKLAKLLCADHILLDMEATEHWPAIVELVGHLVATGQLPSEQQQEMLDAFKAREEQVSTGIGSGVAIPHAFSDHLERVIAVFGRSRTGIDFEALDNAPVHFIVLFIVPRKDYHMHLRTLAAIAKMFTNGEVLRRLGAAVSHDEVLAIFDSKPSRVGV, encoded by the coding sequence ATGAAGTTAGCCAAGTTGCTTTGCGCCGACCACATCCTCCTCGACATGGAGGCCACCGAGCATTGGCCCGCCATCGTCGAACTGGTGGGACACCTGGTGGCCACCGGACAACTTCCTTCCGAGCAGCAGCAGGAAATGCTGGATGCCTTCAAGGCGCGCGAGGAACAGGTCAGCACCGGCATCGGTTCCGGCGTGGCGATCCCGCACGCGTTTTCAGATCACTTGGAGCGGGTCATCGCCGTTTTCGGCCGGTCCAGGACGGGCATCGACTTCGAGGCGCTGGACAACGCGCCGGTGCATTTCATCGTGCTCTTCATCGTCCCGCGCAAGGACTACCACATGCACCTGCGGACGCTGGCGGCGATCGCGAAAATGTTCACCAACGGCGAGGTTCTCCGCCGGCTTGGCGCGGCGGTGAGCCATGACGAGGTTCTCGCCATTTTCGACTCCAAGCCGTCCCGCGTGGGAGTTTGA
- the grpE gene encoding nucleotide exchange factor GrpE, whose amino-acid sequence MQADNDPNQTQETPGTEAEVDITSEAPATETAGLDPWEELEAEAAKWKEVSLRTAAEMDNLRKRTAREREDAIRYANQRLLEDLLPVIDNFEMGMMAASQDTKSMIYIGMDMVRRQLNDFLSGQGVEEIPTTGAFDPNLHDAVAQEESAEGEEGRILKVTRRGFKLRDRLLRPASVVVSKLPTSAE is encoded by the coding sequence ATGCAAGCCGACAACGATCCGAACCAAACGCAGGAAACTCCAGGGACCGAAGCCGAAGTGGACATCACTTCCGAGGCTCCCGCCACAGAGACTGCCGGGCTTGATCCATGGGAGGAACTCGAAGCGGAAGCCGCCAAATGGAAGGAAGTCTCGCTGCGCACCGCCGCGGAAATGGACAACCTCAGGAAGCGCACCGCCCGCGAGCGCGAGGACGCGATCCGTTACGCGAACCAGCGTCTGCTGGAGGACCTCCTGCCCGTCATTGACAACTTCGAGATGGGCATGATGGCCGCCTCCCAGGACACCAAGTCCATGATTTACATCGGGATGGACATGGTCCGCCGCCAGCTCAACGACTTCCTGAGCGGTCAGGGCGTGGAGGAGATCCCCACCACCGGAGCGTTCGACCCGAACCTTCACGACGCCGTGGCGCAGGAGGAATCCGCCGAAGGCGAAGAGGGCCGCATCCTGAAAGTCACCCGCCGTGGATTCAAATTGCGCGACCGCCTGCTCCGCCCGGCCAGCGTCGTGGTTTCCAAGCTCCCAACCTCCGCTGAATAA
- a CDS encoding chitobiase/beta-hexosaminidase C-terminal domain-containing protein, whose protein sequence is MPTSPIIRPVPRLGLVTFLACGIFFHFSARGAGPSQWPLLEVKTVSSHPSAGATITDIVAAPGVANKLYLAQQTGKVTAWLNDVPQSQVFIDLELDDHGEEGLLGMTFAPGYPVNSHVYFCYTRGRDTRLSRYEVDTIQDRVLPHTEEVILTIPRQNDTHLSGQIRFGADGLLYMSVGDDGGPGAISGNAQDLGRLHGKILRIDPEGAPAGQAYLIPPGNPLVGQPGTSPEILAWGLRNPWRFTFHPVSGALYIADVGEDQREEINVLPVHRFGEGVNFGWPYKEGTLDVPGFTNPGKVLTAPFYEYATESAVIGGEFVTLPRGTGEPLYLFGDFAGNIRALGADENGGPVVRLIGRSGFCCAIGKDAAGVLYFGGDFTALNKVVDATTVTAPAFALPSGDYVGPLDLAINPGQPQASIRYTLDGSDPSASSPQLPASGRVLLSEPGTVKARAFYADMAPSEVVAATYNLQVNEIHLPYGPLNDYTQIPLISGTPLATIRYTIDGSEVTESSPIYDPSNPPSDLFIMRPTQVRARAYRAGWLPGTPSSRYYNLFVSSPEISNVPDQEPLRMFSPVILTSLTSGATIRYTTDGSIPNESSPVYSEPIYLMPGMVLQVTASKAGMTGSRPAWLGGSGISGSTGVGYAITPSGAHFQGDSGPTASSPLRYPIHVARKADGTLFVAGDSYSPALWKISGGTTTRIYQGVDADRFTELHVASNGDLIALCSRKVWNFPSPLHATRSPDVLPGVTAATLFPDTDGSFLAAENDFSSNTIYRCRPGITRVRFSNASSPVLSIGRSTDGEVHFTTKARVMRVLDGTTATVYGSGTQGKSDGAANVATFMQPRSFTSDRIGNVYVLDVESYGKGRVRKISPEGNVTTLEGPMIKIDGTPPLHGSRILEAEGSLAVDDNGTLYGANGEFVWRFVQDDWDNDGIPDALEQSEGAPWVVGRDDRKHSAVPGGISHVAAFVFEGNQIGLDPTATGMACMRRLSDKTGIVAARVEPGMSCVFEFSADAATWYPLGPAILATGKDVSIKVDFPTTAPARFFRCRMMTP, encoded by the coding sequence ATGCCGACCTCACCGATCATCCGTCCCGTGCCGCGCTTGGGCCTTGTCACATTCCTAGCCTGCGGGATCTTCTTCCACTTCTCCGCGCGGGGAGCGGGACCCAGCCAATGGCCGCTGCTGGAAGTGAAGACAGTCAGTTCTCACCCCTCTGCCGGGGCTACGATAACGGATATCGTCGCGGCTCCGGGTGTGGCAAACAAACTCTACCTCGCGCAGCAGACCGGGAAAGTCACCGCGTGGCTCAACGATGTTCCGCAGAGCCAGGTTTTCATCGACCTGGAGCTGGATGATCATGGTGAGGAGGGATTGTTGGGAATGACCTTCGCCCCTGGCTATCCAGTCAATTCCCACGTGTATTTCTGTTATACGCGTGGCCGGGATACGAGACTGAGCCGCTATGAGGTGGATACCATTCAGGACCGCGTGCTGCCTCATACCGAAGAGGTGATCCTCACGATTCCGAGGCAGAATGACACGCATTTGAGCGGGCAGATCCGGTTTGGAGCCGATGGATTGCTTTACATGTCCGTGGGTGATGACGGTGGGCCGGGAGCGATCAGCGGAAACGCGCAGGATCTCGGGCGGTTGCACGGGAAAATCCTGCGCATTGATCCTGAAGGCGCGCCAGCAGGACAGGCGTACCTGATTCCACCGGGGAATCCACTGGTGGGGCAGCCTGGGACGTCCCCTGAAATTCTGGCATGGGGGCTGAGAAACCCGTGGCGGTTCACTTTTCATCCGGTGAGCGGGGCACTCTATATCGCGGACGTGGGAGAGGACCAGAGAGAGGAAATCAACGTGCTGCCCGTACACCGGTTTGGGGAGGGAGTGAATTTCGGCTGGCCCTACAAGGAGGGGACGCTGGATGTGCCGGGATTCACGAATCCCGGCAAGGTCCTCACGGCACCTTTCTACGAGTACGCCACCGAGAGCGCGGTGATCGGCGGAGAGTTTGTGACCCTCCCTCGCGGCACCGGAGAGCCCCTTTACCTGTTCGGAGATTTCGCTGGAAACATCCGGGCACTCGGTGCGGATGAAAATGGCGGGCCGGTGGTTCGTTTGATCGGCCGGAGCGGCTTTTGCTGCGCGATCGGCAAGGATGCGGCCGGCGTCCTCTATTTCGGAGGCGATTTCACGGCTCTGAACAAAGTGGTCGACGCCACCACGGTGACGGCTCCTGCTTTCGCGCTCCCGAGTGGTGATTACGTTGGCCCGCTGGACCTCGCCATCAACCCGGGACAACCGCAGGCCTCCATCCGCTACACGCTGGATGGTAGTGATCCCTCCGCATCCAGCCCCCAGCTTCCGGCCTCCGGCAGAGTTCTGTTGTCCGAACCAGGCACCGTGAAAGCCCGTGCTTTCTATGCCGACATGGCTCCGAGCGAAGTCGTGGCGGCCACCTACAACCTACAGGTGAACGAAATTCATCTGCCATACGGACCCCTGAACGATTACACCCAGATCCCGCTCATCTCCGGCACCCCGCTGGCGACCATCCGCTACACCATCGACGGATCCGAGGTTACAGAGAGCAGTCCGATTTACGACCCCTCCAATCCTCCTTCGGATCTTTTCATCATGCGGCCTACCCAGGTCAGGGCGCGCGCATACCGGGCGGGCTGGCTGCCGGGGACCCCATCCAGCAGGTATTACAACTTGTTTGTTTCCAGTCCTGAGATCTCGAACGTGCCAGATCAGGAACCGCTCCGGATGTTTTCGCCCGTGATACTCACCTCTCTCACTTCGGGTGCGACGATCCGCTACACGACTGATGGAAGCATTCCGAACGAAAGCTCCCCGGTTTACAGTGAACCTATCTATCTGATGCCGGGTATGGTTCTGCAAGTGACCGCCTCGAAAGCAGGCATGACCGGGAGCCGCCCCGCCTGGCTGGGAGGTTCAGGCATCTCCGGGAGCACCGGCGTGGGATACGCCATCACCCCCTCCGGCGCGCATTTCCAGGGAGACTCAGGCCCGACAGCCTCGTCACCGCTGAGATACCCCATCCACGTCGCACGCAAGGCCGACGGCACTCTCTTCGTCGCCGGGGACAGTTATTCACCCGCGCTTTGGAAAATCAGCGGCGGCACGACCACCCGGATCTATCAGGGCGTGGATGCCGACCGGTTTACCGAGTTGCATGTGGCATCCAATGGGGATCTCATCGCGCTTTGCAGCAGAAAAGTCTGGAACTTCCCCTCGCCTCTCCACGCCACCCGTTCGCCGGACGTATTGCCCGGCGTGACCGCAGCGACGCTTTTCCCCGATACGGACGGAAGTTTCCTAGCGGCAGAAAATGACTTCTCCTCAAATACAATCTACCGCTGCCGCCCCGGAATAACTCGGGTGCGGTTTTCGAACGCCAGTTCCCCGGTCCTTTCCATCGGCAGATCGACGGATGGAGAAGTGCATTTCACGACGAAAGCCCGGGTAATGCGGGTATTGGATGGCACCACAGCAACAGTCTATGGGTCTGGAACACAGGGCAAATCGGACGGCGCTGCGAACGTGGCCACTTTCATGCAGCCACGGAGCTTCACGAGCGACCGGATCGGAAATGTTTATGTGCTTGACGTTGAATCGTATGGCAAGGGCCGCGTCAGGAAAATCTCGCCGGAAGGCAACGTGACGACGCTGGAAGGGCCGATGATCAAAATTGATGGGACGCCCCCTCTCCATGGCAGTCGCATTCTGGAAGCTGAAGGATCCCTTGCCGTGGATGACAACGGGACCCTCTATGGCGCGAATGGAGAATTTGTCTGGCGGTTCGTCCAGGATGACTGGGACAACGACGGGATTCCCGATGCGCTGGAACAGAGCGAGGGCGCGCCGTGGGTCGTCGGGCGGGACGACAGGAAGCACTCGGCTGTCCCGGGTGGCATCTCCCATGTCGCGGCATTTGTGTTCGAAGGAAACCAGATCGGCTTGGATCCCACTGCCACCGGAATGGCGTGCATGCGCAGACTTTCCGATAAAACCGGCATCGTGGCGGCGAGAGTCGAGCCCGGGATGTCCTGCGTATTCGAATTCAGTGCGGATGCGGCGACCTGGTATCCCCTGGGACCTGCGATCCTGGCAACCGGCAAGGATGTTTCCATCAAGGTTGATTTCCCGACGACGGCTCCCGCCCGGTTTTTCAGGTGCCGGATGATGACTCCGTGA
- the dnaJ gene encoding molecular chaperone DnaJ, with the protein MSEKRDYYEILGVSRDASADEIKKSYRKLAVKFHPDKNPGDHTAEEKFKELGEAYEALSDADKRAAYDRYGHAAFSGGGGGRSGGGGFHDPMDIFSQMFGGAFGGGFEEFFGGGGSRRGSGKQKGSDLRYDLEISLEEAARGVEKELEIERYVPCEPCGSKGTKGSGGVKPCSTCGGRGVVGRQSGIFIQQATCPECRGAGETISDPCSSCKGDGRVQRDSRIKLRIPAGVDTGTRLRSSGNGDSGVRGGAAGDLYVFLHVRDHDVFERDDSDLYCSVPLPFSVAALGGELKVPSLDGQSSIKIPMGTQGGTTFRLRDKGMPSLTNGRRGDLNVTVQVEVPTKLNSDQQEKLRAFSESIGDHNSPMQEGFFKKAKRFFDL; encoded by the coding sequence ATGTCCGAAAAACGCGACTATTACGAAATTCTGGGTGTCTCGCGGGACGCCTCTGCCGACGAGATCAAGAAATCCTACCGCAAGCTCGCGGTGAAATTCCATCCGGATAAAAATCCCGGAGATCACACCGCCGAGGAAAAATTCAAGGAACTCGGCGAAGCCTACGAAGCGCTGAGCGACGCCGACAAGCGCGCCGCCTATGACCGCTATGGTCATGCCGCGTTCAGCGGTGGCGGCGGCGGTCGCTCCGGTGGAGGTGGTTTCCACGATCCCATGGACATCTTCTCCCAGATGTTCGGCGGTGCCTTCGGTGGCGGCTTCGAGGAATTTTTCGGTGGCGGCGGCTCGCGCCGGGGTTCCGGGAAGCAAAAAGGCAGCGACCTGCGCTACGACCTGGAAATCTCCCTCGAAGAAGCCGCACGCGGTGTCGAGAAGGAGTTGGAAATCGAGCGCTATGTCCCCTGCGAACCCTGCGGTTCGAAAGGCACCAAGGGCAGCGGCGGCGTCAAGCCATGCTCGACCTGCGGTGGTCGCGGTGTGGTCGGCCGGCAGTCCGGCATCTTCATCCAGCAGGCCACCTGTCCCGAATGCCGTGGCGCGGGAGAGACGATCTCCGATCCGTGCTCGAGCTGCAAGGGCGACGGCAGGGTCCAGCGCGACAGCCGGATCAAGCTCCGCATCCCTGCGGGTGTCGATACCGGCACGCGCCTCCGTTCCTCGGGGAATGGCGACTCCGGTGTCCGTGGCGGAGCGGCGGGCGACCTCTACGTTTTCCTCCACGTCCGCGATCACGACGTTTTCGAGCGCGATGATTCCGACCTCTACTGCTCCGTGCCGCTGCCATTCTCCGTCGCGGCCCTCGGAGGCGAGCTCAAGGTTCCATCGCTTGATGGCCAGTCATCCATCAAGATCCCGATGGGCACCCAAGGTGGCACCACCTTCCGTCTTCGCGATAAGGGAATGCCGTCGCTCACCAACGGCCGCCGCGGCGACCTGAACGTCACCGTGCAGGTCGAGGTGCCGACAAAGCTCAACAGCGACCAGCAGGAAAAACTCCGGGCTTTTTCGGAATCCATCGGCGATCACAACTCGCCGATGCAGGAAGGCTTCTTCAAGAAGGCGAAGCGGTTTTTCGATCTGTAA